GGTCCTTTAATACATTATAGCAGGTTCAGCCTAGCGTAGGCTGGGGGCAGTAACTATTGTTTGGGGTAATGATATCAGAGTAAGAAGAGGGGTTAGGCTTAGCTGAGTATATTGCAGTTTCACACGAGCCTACATTGGTGTTGCACCATGTTGTGAAGTGATCCTGCTGTGGCCTGTAGGAGTATGGagtatttgtatatatgtgtagtAGAGTAACAGTATTTGCCCATGGTCTGAGGCTGAAAGGCATGCACACTCTGGAAATACCGATACCAACACAAGGCTTGGTCATTTGCAATTCTTCTTTTCTACTCTAACAGTGGTTATTTTCTCCTCTTTAAAACCGAAGGTCCACATGGAAGTTGTGTGGCCGCAGTATGTTTTGCACAGATATGTATTTAGCAATAGAGGAAACTTCTAACCAAAGCTTTAGCATCCTAGTTAAGCTGTGCCGTGCTGTGGGGATGTGTCAGCCAATACACAAGATACTCAATGCAATAAAATAGGGAGACATGAGATTAGATTTAGTTTGTGCAAACATGGAGTGAATTATTCTTTGTACTAttaactattttcttttcccagtTTCAATGGACAGCAGCACACGTGGAAGCTAAAGAGCACTTCAGCAAAAGAGAGGGCCAGTCAGTACCAACCAGGACAGAAAATCCACGGCTTCACAGTCAGAGAGGTAAACTATTTTGGGGTTAAAAAGTAATGTACGGACACTGGGCCGAGGTGTTAATGCATTGGCCTTCTTGTACCAAACGTGGTTTTATTCAGTGGCTGAGATAAGACCTGTCTGCTGCTgattctgccccccccccaggttGTAGTGGTCCCTGACTTGTTTCTCACAGCAGTGAAGTTAACACATGATACAACTGGAGCTCAGCACCTCCATGCAGCCAGAGATGACTCCAATAACCTCTTCAGGTCGGTTGAAATGCGTTTCACCACTTCTACCTATTGATAAAATAATGTTCGACAACAGATTAgaactttctttcttctttaagaAGTGTTTGTCTATACAGCAGCATCTTTTTCCCCCAGCTTAGGAAATAAATCAGTTGCCTCTTATACTTGTTCCTGTATTTTCAGTGTCCAGTTCAGAACGACTCCCATGGACAGCACGGGGGTCCCGCACATCCTGGAGCACACGGTGCTTTGTGGATCAGAGAAGTATCCCTGCAGAGACCCTTTCTTCAAGATGCTTAACAGGTCCCTGTCCACCTTTATGAACGCTTTCACAGGTATGGAATTAAATGTGTTGGGGGGGGAAAAGTGTGCTTGTGTTAACATGAATATCAAGAATAGAAAATGAATCAGTGGCTAAGGCCTTTTCCAggtttaatgtatgtatgtgggcCTAATCTAGGATTTTAGTTTACCTGAGCTTTTCACATTATTGCAATGGACTTGCTTGACTGTCCCAGCTGATCTAATAGTATTTAGAGGCTGGAATATAtgatatatacatactatatttGGACATGCATATTAGAGGTTATAGTATTGAAAATGAGTGAGTGTTTACATGCACCAAAACTTGATGGCTTGAATAAAAAGCTACTGTCATTATTTTAGTCATCAGCCtcaaaagaaagtgaaagaacTTTCACCTGATGGTTGGTTGATTTTTCTATGGGGGAAGAGCTTTTTGCAAGGGTTGTTTGTTTGCTTCCTTTCCCGTGAACAGCCAGTGACTACACCATGTATCCGTTCTCCACCCAAAATGGGAAGGATTTCCAGAATCTTCTGTCAGTCTATCTAGATGCAGTTTTCTTCCCTTGTTTACGAGAGCAGGATTTCTGGTGAGTTTTTGACTATTGCTCCACAGTTATACATGTTACAGTGCTAAAACGGCtcacttttgttttataaaaagcGTGATGGCATTATAACAAAACGGTGGCCAAAGTTACACATGCCTAGTTGTTAATGTGTCTGAACAGTCAGTTCCTCCCTGTATTGTCCAACAGTAGACCAAAACAGACCATATCATTTGGCAGGGCTGTACCAGATCTGGAACAGAGGAAATCAGCATTACCCAGTTTGATTTTGTATGTCTGGATTTTCCAGGCAGGAGGGCTGGAGGCTGGAGAATGAAACCCCCACCGATATCAATTCCCCCCTGGTTTTCAAAGGAGTGGTGTTCAATGAAATGAAGGGGGCTTTTGTAAGTCAACACTTTCCCACTTACTGTCATTAACATttcatataacatataacacagaaatgttaatccaaagaaaaacatctgctTGGTGCAGTTGCACTTTTCTTGAACAAAATGTCCTGCAATCAAGAAGAAACAAAGGCAGGCTACACAAGGATAACAAggacagatagaaagagagggggCCAGATAAaccactaaaaacaaaaagaatgttTGAATATGTACGTTTGTGTGACAACAGCCACTGCCACTTTATGTTGACAATATTTATCTTGGAATCAGTAATGCTTTCATATATTTACATGTTGGCAGAAtctgaaataataatttgtgtgtgtattcttgCAGTCGGACAATGAGCGTGTGTATGCCCAGCACCTCCAGAACAAGCTGTTTCCAGACCACACCTACTCTGTGGTGTCAGGGGGGGAGCCTCTAGCCATCCCCGACCTCACCTGGGAGCAGCTCAAACAGTTCCACGCCACACATTACCACCCCAGCAATGCTAGGTAGACGGGGACACACGAGAACAGAAAACTGTTTTGTTGTACTCCCGTAGCTTACTCAGTCTGGTATTATTCGTTGTTTAGAACAATTCCCTGCTGCAGCCTTATGCATGCTAGCTGCagtgctagtgtgtgtgtgtgtgtgttatgcgtAAGTCTTCATTACGTTCGTCAGGTTCTTCACCTATGGAGATTTGCCTTTGGAGCAGCATCTGAAGCAGATTGAGGAGGAGGCTCTGTCCAGGTTTCAACGCATCCACCCAAACACAGAGGTCCCCTCCCAGCCGCACTGGAGCAGCCCTGTAAGTTCATAACGCCGACATCTTATTGGAACATACAGTAAGGCTGAAATGGTATTAGAGGTAACAAAAGTACTTTAACAATAGAATTATCCAAATTCATGTATTTAATTATCACTTGCATGCATCcgttgttttgtttgcattgaATAGTCTGTGTGATGTCACTGTGATTCCCGTTGGTTTCCCAGAGAGAAGAGCATGTAACCTGCAGCCCCGATGCTATGGCTCCAGATCCAGCCAGGCAGAACACGCTGTGTGTGAGCTACCTGCTGGGAGAGTAAGATCACAtcatctccctctctgttttcctGCAGACATTTGTACTTTAAGTCATTTTAGCAGGAGGACATTTATGAGAGTCTAAAGCTACAGATACTGCATCCTCTGTTTCTGCTGATCTTTTTGTTTGGCCCTGGTTTTCAGCAGCTTGTATTGTCATCTTTAGAACTTTTCACTCTTTCTCAATATATCATAAAACTTTTTGGAGGTattgtaggcctttatttttataggacagctgaagtcaagaaaggggggagagagggggaaatgccaTGCAGTTAGTTATTCAGTGACATCTGATCCCTTATTGTGGTTCTCTGTGCAGCATCACTGACACGTTTGAAGGATTCACTCTCAGCCTGCTGTCATCTCTAATGATCTCTGGACCAAACTCTCCCTTCTACAAGGCTCTTATTGAACCCAAGATAGGAACCGACTTCTCTTCTGTCGTAGGGTGTGTACATGCTTTGGGATAACGGCAAACCTGTTATACTAAGTTTGATCCGTTACAGGATCTGTGGGATAAAACCCATCACCTTAAGTATTTGACACCTTGACGCAGTGCCATTTGGCCATGCTTTCATTCTTGAGCGTGTTGAAATTTCCTGTGCAGTTATGATGGCAGCACCAAAGAGGCGTCGTTCAGCATCGGACTGCAGGGAATGGCTGAGGAGGACACCGAGAGGGTGAAACAAATCATCAGCCACACCATCGAGGACATTATAGAGTAAGGACAACGATCATATCGGTGCCATGGTTTTTCTTTCATGGCTTGATATCAAATTTGCACTGCTTTGTGTGAGGAGTGCAGCTCAGTGTTAATGATGGcatcatttatttgacatttctgcTCTAAGTTGTAACTTGTTTTAAAACGGCCATCAAATATTTGATAAAACAGACTTGATAAAAGCTCATCTGCTCATTACAAAAGCTTCATATGTCATGCCGTCTCTGTTCACCGTCTGTTATTCACATTTGCACTGGAAAATAAGCAAATAGTATGTTGGTAAATGAGCTAATAGGAAGGATCATGGAAGATGTCAACAGTCTGTAAGATGAAACTGAATCACTTCTCCTTGTTCACAGGAAAGGCTTTGAGGAGGAAAGAATCGAGGCTCTCCTCCATAAGCTTGAGATCCAGATTAAACACCAGTCCACAAACTTTGGCCTGTCTCTGGCCTCGGTGAGTTCCCTGCTGTTCATCTGGAACCTGGAACCTTCATTTTGTTTCCACAACCACAAGGGCACTACATGTACTTAGAAACCTCCATGTGTCAGGTCTGGAAGCAGCACTAAGGATGTTAGATGGTGTTCTTTTTGCCTTGCATTTCTATTTGTATACCCTGTTCTTCTGTTTACATCTATACAAATACAAAGGATGTAAACATGTCCACAGTTATTGTCCTGGGAGACCTTCTTGTGACCACAGCAGTTTATTTGCTGTGTTACGGTCTGTCAAGTAACCTTGTCTCCATACCTCGTCTGTTTAGTCTGTATGTAACCAGAACTGTAAAACATCTTTGAGGGTCTAGAACAGcgctataaaaaataaaaaataaatgtgttattgcTGTAATTCAAGACCAATATGTCAAcagttattatttaaaataaatgatttaaggGCATCAGTGGACAGTTTGTCCACTTGATTTATGAAGTATAAATCATGCTTTGTATTTCATCTGTGAAATAAGAGGAAGCATGTGTAAAACAAGATactaaacagttttttttcctcagagcTACTGTTTTTGGTTTCCTCACCCCTGACATTTTGTCTGTGTCTCTAGTACATTGCATCGTCGTGGAACCATGATGGCGACCCggtggagctgctgcagatCAGCGATTGCGTTGCAAAGTTCAGGCAGTCACTGAATGAAAACCCTTCCTTCCTGCAGGAGAAAGTTAGACACTACTTCAAGGTGAATTAAacgtgtttggatctctccagGATAGTGGCAAGTTGAAGAATAAAAGTAGGGTGGGGGGCTGGAACTGTAATAAATGGAATTCTTTTCTATcatgaaatacaatttaactttattttctaGTTGTATTTATCAGGAAACATCCCAGCATCCTTGTTAggaaaggtcaaaggtcagcttcCTCAGCCAAGTTCCAAGTTCAGCACACTGGCCCAGATACTTGCTGTTGCCAGTGGCCTCGCCTCACGTTCTCTAGTTGAACTTTCCAGgatgtatttctgttttctgtcgtcgtccccccccccccccccccccccccccccaggagaacacacacagactgactcTGTCCATGAGCCCAGATGAAGCGTACCTGGAGAAACAGgcccaggctgaggaggagaagcTCCAGAAAAAGATCCAGGCTCTGTCTCACAGTGACCGAAAAGAGATCTATAAGAAAGGTAACCATGATGTGTTTGTGGATTCCTTTGCTAGAAGGTTAGTTCACAAGGTCCCAATCAATTAACACCAATACTTTGTCACTGTTAAACATTCTCTTACTTTAACATTAGGAATCTGGCTGCTTGGTAAGACGCTCTACACAAACTTAGTAATTACACTCATACCCTCTTTCTACCCAAAGGGGATTTCAAACATATCTTATATATGTAATAGTAAAGCAAAgcaaaataaattcaaacaCACTAACCAGTAAACACACTTACTGGGTAAAATTGatactgtgttgtgttgtgttgtgtatataCACAGAAAGTGTCCTATTTCAACGATCTAAGTTCACGGCGTAAAGTGCTGTGTGCATgctgcgccccccccccccccccccccccccccccccccccccccccccccccccccgtgtgcgtgtgcgtgtgcgtgtgtgtgtgtcaagcaaGCATAAtctgtgcacaagcctaggaGCATTTGACTAATGTGCTgtgaaaataacaatgaaatgctgcctTATCTACTTTTAGACCAGGTTTTGGTTGGTCAATGGTGAAATCCCTTTCTGCTACCCCAAGATAGCaatactcccagaatgcacctggacacacctccctgtaagaccagcacacccatgggcgcaaagatgggcgcagatgcattttctttttaaaagaaatgggTGCTGGATGAGAAATgaacaactgcgtcggtcttaatCTAGCAAAGACCtttgcgtcgggctttgcgcAGCGCCGGGTGCATGATAGGGCCCAACGTATTACACAGAACATGTTGAGTCATTGGCCAGGTTCGGTCATGGTGAGCAAGGAGTTGGCCTTCTTCAGGGATCTAGTTCTCAGGAACCATGACAAGCTGTTTCTTTCTATGATTACGATATCAATTATAATGAATGTGATTAAACTGCTGTGACTTCCTATTCAAGTGTCTGCTAGATTTcacagtggtgtttttttttcttggaaagGTCTAGAGCTGCTGGCTACTCAGAGTAAAACCCAGGATGCCTCCTGTCTGCCTGCACTCAAAGTGTCTGATATTGAGCCCACGATACCCATCACTCCTGTTCAAATCAGCACAGCAGGTACAGTACAATGTTCCCCATGTTACAGTCCATATTACATCTGCAATTGTAACATGGTATTTTGCCATCTTCACCCAAGTCCAGAGTGTGTGGTAAAACTCTCCAGGGCTGTCCTCTCCTAATCTCCACAGGCGGTGTACCAGTTCAGTACTGTGAGCAGCCCACCAACTGCTTGGTTTACTTCAGAGCCGTGTGCAGTCTCAACACCCTGCCAGAGGACCTCAGGCTCTATGTCCCGCTCTTCTGCAGTGTCATTACTAAGTGAGTTCATCTGTCAGCCcagaacaagaagaagaggtTAAAAATGGctcttatttttcatttgttttgttttgtgcatacagtacatgttcacTGACTGTATCTTGTTTTTAAGAAGCACAATGCTGAGATTAATTCAgttaaacacatttcttttaataaatacatcagGATTTTATTGATGATCTGTGCAGTCTGTGTAATGTAACTTAAATTTGAGATTGAGAAAGATAGGctttattagtgtttttttgtaagacTACATGCTTCCAAACTTGcaaagcacattttaaagactgtgtgtgtttttgttggtgtAATAAGAATGGGCTGTGGAGCTCTGGACTACAGGCAACAGGCCCAGCAGATGGAGCTGAGGACAGGGGGCATGTCTGTCTCCACCCAGGTCACCCCTGACTCCACCCAGCTGGACATGTATGAGCAGGTTAGTGCCAGCTCagtgtatctgtgtctgaaaCGATGCACTAAAGCAAAGCAAGTGTAAAGGGTTGCTTTGATTTCCATCTATAGTGCCTCTGTGTGAATACATATCTGTGTCCTTCTGCAACCCACACACATCCAAATCAGAAGCCTGTAAATGTGCAAACCTATCCATCAGTCCATTTGGCTCCCTGCTAGCACAGATTGACCGTCCGGTGACCGGAACTGGCCGATTTTCACATGACCGGCCATGACATAGTCTAACATATGCAGATTTTAGGCAaatgctgtaaataaataacattggcTACCATACACAGGGCAAAGACATTATATAAAGgctagcaaataataacaatacatccactattaattacattatattaagGCAGTATAActactgtagcatgtaaataatgcacattAAATACCAACGTGAGTATGGGCGTTCAACAATCGGCATATCAAATCAACATCACCTGTTTTTATACAGCAGTTTACTTTGCTAAATATGTCACTTATTCTTAGTTGGATATTGGATATTGCACTGTAGATGTGTTTGAATTTCCCACACCAGAAATAATCTATATATTTCCCATTTATCAATCCTTTGAAATATCTTGTAAAACATGTAACGTAAAATgttctattaaaaaaatgacggaaaataaatgtttgcgTGTGCCAGAAAAAGtgctcagaaaaaaagaattggaatCTGCAGGTCAAACTCAATGAAGAATCCAAATCGGCCTAGAATTGGTGCATCTCTACTCCCTGAGTCCAGCCCGGTTTATGCTGTGATAAGATCACTCCAGCCCAGTTTATGCTGTGATAAGATCACTCCAGCCCAGTTTATGCTGTGATAAGATCACTCCAGCCCAGTTTATGCTGTGATAAGATCACTCCAGCCCGGTTTATGCTGTGATAAGATCACTCCAGCCCGGTTTATGCTGTGATAAGCTCCGGCCTTTCAGGGGTCAGCAATGTGAGCATTTCACTCGCATTTGCgactaaaaatatatttgtgcaAACTGTAAGATTTATTTAGGAGCACATGTTCAAATAACTACATATATTCTTTAtcttgttgtattttgtgtcttttgttaatGAAGCACGTATTGTACATACGGGTCTCAGACGGAATGTGCAAATGTGCCGAACTGTAGGGCCGGTCCGTTACATTACCATATAGTCAACATAAATGACAATTTATTGATGTTCAGACAGACCTGCCCccacttttaaataaaatcctaaaggaaacactgcatAGACTGCTGGAAACGTTTTTCACACTACAGctatacaaaaaactaaaaataggGCTTTCAACACAGGCACTGATACCAATACTGAGACTTCAATACCGTTTCCTATATGATACTTTTTCCTGTaccaattatttaaaaacaaaaagaaatgacacattacacattaagccatttataatttaacttatttttccGCTCCTACCATGTAGAGTTTTTCTTAGGTGTCTCTGTGACACCATGTTAAGTtacacagccaatcacaaacattattagatcttggtagaagcaagCTGCATGTTTATTGGCCCCCTGGAGCTGAGGAGATTGACTCCTTGGGTATTAAATTTGGGTACTGAATGCGAGTtattttttgatacttttagAGGCAATTCGGTTGGTGCTAGTAACAGaatctggatttgtttttgatcaGCACCTACTAGTTAACAGTTTCTGAGCCTGGTGTGTTGTGCTCGACTGAGAAGGCCAGTTACGTCCAGTAACTACGGTCAAGCCTGACGCTCCTCTGTCtgtcattgttttaaaatcatGCCAGATGAACGggttaaagtaaaaatgtaaccGGAAATCTGTTTGAATGGGAGAGGGCCAGACTTATCTGCCAGAGCAAGTGAAACATGAGCTGGAAGATTGTTCAGGTTTCCAGGCTAAAAGCAAAAGGCTCAAAACATTGGCTTGGTGCTCTCTGTTTCAGGGTgtcctcctgtcctcctcctgcCTGGAGAGGAACCTTCCTCACATGTTTCAGCTGTGGAGAGACATATTCAACAGGTACGTCCCCTAACAACTCCATATCACCAGCAACcagagctgacacacacacacacacacaagttcaatAGTCAACCATGCTGATACCAGTGAGCTGGATGCGGAGAGACTGTGGCCTTAACCTCAGCAATGGTTTTCTTCTAGCCCCCACTTTGATGACGAGGAGCGCCTGAGAGTACTGGTGATGATGTCAGCGCAAGAGTTGGCCAATGGGATCTCTTACTCTGGTCACATGTACGCCATGACCCGTGCAGGCCGACACCTGACTCCAGCAGGAGACCTGCAGGAGATTTTCCATGGGATGGAACAGGTACTGAGTAATAATGGTCCTTCTCAAACTGAGATCATACTGACCTTGTGTGTTTCAGCAACAAGGAAATGCTCAAAGTAGGGCCGGGTATTTCCTATAACCTCACCACACCAAATATATCACCTTATGCAATATGCGTTGATTTTAAATTATGACCATGTCCGAGAAAGAATTCACTAAAGCTGTTCTTTATTATTCTCCTTAACAGCAATCACACAACTTAAAATCCTCCTGTGCCCACAGAGATCCTAAAGGAAGAATTATCCCAgagttattacatttaaaaaatcttacAATTTCAAATTTAACATGCTTCAATGACTGCTTGTTTTCAATAGAGACATGTGCTGTTTGTGTAAAGTGGATTGGCCTTGGCTGCCACCGTTTAGCTTTACTGTGCACTGCattatagttttctttttaacaggCAAGATTTAGTAATCCTGGAgccttttttgttcatttagcAGTGGTTTTACCTTATTGTTGTCAGCCTGCGTTAAAATACAACAGGTACCTATTGCTGTTCAGTAAATAACTGTTGGAATTTTGTGaccattatttttataattattcatGTGACAGTCATTGTTACTGTTGTATTGGTGTTTGAAAACTCCTTGTTAAAAAAACTGCTAGTGTGGCGCGCCCTCATACtgtgcttctgactggctagtagtccttacctaggtactgtcaggaccctcatactctgcttctgactggctagtagtccttacctaggtactgtcagggcctcatactctgcttctgactggctagtagtccttacctaggtactgtcagggccctcatactctgctcctgactggctagtagtccttacctaggtactgtcagggccctcatactctgctcctgactggcttgtagtgagcataatatgagcaattTAAAGAAAGCCGTGAATGCGGATCTATCTAAATTACTTCAGTCTGACTCcacctagtctctcctcctccacctagTCTCTGCTCCTCAGCCCGACTCCccctagtctctcctcctcagcctgactccccctagtctctcctcctcagcctgactccacctagtctctcctcctcagcctgacTCCACCTAGTCTCTCCTTCTCAGCCTGACCTAACTAACATAACGTGTGGGGGTCTGCCAGAACTGGAACAACCTGACTGGTACCTTTTACAGCGCTATGACATAACACGCCTAGTTAGACCAGTTCAGTTGAGTCATAATGTGATGATATGTTCTGTTAtcaaaatgtatactttttaaGTAACTTGTTATTAAAAGTAACACACTAAGTTGTTAAAGGTTTCATTTGATACgtataaagtttttttctgatgttacACATACTCTTAGTTTTTTCCACCTGTTTCAACAGTTTGtgaaacagctgttttgtgtgtggttaTTTAAACATCAGGTGAAGTTTATGAAGAGGATAGCTGAGATGTCAGACCTCAGCCACGTCATTCGAACACTACCCAGGATCAAAAAACACCTTCTCAACCCTGACACCATGAGGTGGGTTCATGTCCCGCTGCACCTG
The window above is part of the Etheostoma cragini isolate CJK2018 chromosome 12, CSU_Ecrag_1.0, whole genome shotgun sequence genome. Proteins encoded here:
- the pitrm1 gene encoding presequence protease, mitochondrial; amino-acid sequence: MFRQTKAVLQKLRYLSFNGQQHTWKLKSTSAKERASQYQPGQKIHGFTVREVVVVPDLFLTAVKLTHDTTGAQHLHAARDDSNNLFSVQFRTTPMDSTGVPHILEHTVLCGSEKYPCRDPFFKMLNRSLSTFMNAFTASDYTMYPFSTQNGKDFQNLLSVYLDAVFFPCLREQDFWQEGWRLENETPTDINSPLVFKGVVFNEMKGAFSDNERVYAQHLQNKLFPDHTYSVVSGGEPLAIPDLTWEQLKQFHATHYHPSNARFFTYGDLPLEQHLKQIEEEALSRFQRIHPNTEVPSQPHWSSPREEHVTCSPDAMAPDPARQNTLCVSYLLGDITDTFEGFTLSLLSSLMISGPNSPFYKALIEPKIGTDFSSVVGYDGSTKEASFSIGLQGMAEEDTERVKQIISHTIEDIIEKGFEEERIEALLHKLEIQIKHQSTNFGLSLASYIASSWNHDGDPVELLQISDCVAKFRQSLNENPSFLQEKVRHYFKENTHRLTLSMSPDEAYLEKQAQAEEEKLQKKIQALSHSDRKEIYKKGLELLATQSKTQDASCLPALKVSDIEPTIPITPVQISTAGGVPVQYCEQPTNCLVYFRAVCSLNTLPEDLRLYVPLFCSVITKMGCGALDYRQQAQQMELRTGGMSVSTQVTPDSTQLDMYEQGVLLSSSCLERNLPHMFQLWRDIFNSPHFDDEERLRVLVMMSAQELANGISYSGHMYAMTRAGRHLTPAGDLQEIFHGMEQVKFMKRIAEMSDLSHVIRTLPRIKKHLLNPDTMRCAVNTTPQKMSDTAAQLESFMKEVADNRKERKPVRSNIIVRPIEPLGDPRLSRKLISEVNFQPCQMKTFFQLPFPVNFVSESIRAVAFSHEDYASLCILARMMTAKFLHGEIREKGGAYGGGAKMGGGLFSFYSYRDPNSVQTLSAFHKGVDWAKSGQFSQQDIDEAKLSVFSAVDSPVAPSSKGMGRFLSGVTDEMLQNHRERLFAVSHKDLVEVAERYLGVGQRTCGVAILGPENQTIKKDPSWIVK